From the genome of Halococcus agarilyticus:
GTCGGCGGCCGCGTTCGGAGCCGCCACGAGGACGGGTTCGTTCTCGATCGTGGCTTCCAGGTGTTGTTCACGGCCTACCCCGCCGCGAAGCGCGAACTCGATCTCTCCTCCCTCGACCTCCGCGAGTTCACGCCCGGCGCGACGATCGCGCGGCCGGGACACCGAACCACCCTCGCCGACCCGCTCCGCGATCCCGGCTCGCTCACCGAAACGCTGTTCAACCGCGATCCCACGCTCTTCGACAAGCTCCGGGTGCTCTCGCTCCGCCGCGAGTTCGGCGAACGGGACGAGGCCGACCTGTTCACGGGCGAGGACCGATCGATCCGCGCACTCCTCGCCGATCGGGGATTCTCGGAGCCGTTCGTCGAGCGGTTTTTCGCCCCCTTCTACGGCGGGATCACGCTCGATCGGAGCCTCTCGACCTCGGCCGCGGTGTTCGGCTACACCTTCCGGATGCTCGCCGAGGGATCGATCGCGATCCCCGCCGACGGAATGGGCGCGATCCCCGCACAGCTCGCCGACGCCGCCCGCGACGCCGGAGCCGAAATCGCGCTCGATACGCCGGTCGAGACGATCGAAACCGATGGTTCGGCCGGTGAGAACGTTGCCTCGAACAGCGGCGCGACCGTCGAGACCGATAGCGAGACCCACACGGCGGACGCGGTCGTGGTCGCCACCGATCCACGGGCCGCCAGGGACCTCACCGGCGTCGCGTCGATCCCGACCGACGCCCGCGGCTGCGTGACCCAGTACTTCTCCTTCCCCACTCACGACGCGCTCGACACCGGTCGGAAACTCCTGCTCAACGCCGAAGAGGACGGCCCGAACCACGTCGCACCGCTTTCGGCGGTGGCCTCCGAGTACGCTCCCGAGGGCCGGGAACTCCTGAGCGCGACCTTTCTCGGCAATCCCGACGAGAGCGACGACGAACTCGCCAGACAGGTCGAGCGGACGCTCGCAGCGTGGTACCCCGAGCGACGCTTCGACGACCTCGCCCATCTCCACACCGACCGGATCCCGTTCGCTCAGATCGCTCAGCCGCCTGGCTTCTATCGCGACACGCCGGCCGTCGACGCTCCGGATGGATCGGTCTATCTCGCCGGCGATCACACCCGGTGGTCGTCGATCCACGCCGCGATGGACAGCGGTCGCGCGGCCGCCCGCGCGGTCCTCGACTCAGAGTAGCTCCCGGAACGCACCCAGGGGAGGGAATTCGACCGTCTCCTCCGCGTCCTCGTCGCGGACCACGGGCCGGAACCGATCGATGTCGGTGACCAGCGGCGAGCGTTCGAGCGTTCCGCGACCGTGGCCACCGTTGACCGCGACGCCGCCCGCGAGCCGGGTGAACGCCGGGAGAACCAGCACGTCCGCGCCGCAGTAGACGCCGTTGCCGAGGAGATAGCAGGGCCAGTCGTCGCCCTCGATAGCGATCTTCGGGTGGTCGTGACCGACGACGTATCGCTCGGCCTCGCGCTCGGGCGGTTCGTGGCCGTGGAGAATGGTCGTTTCTCCCGCAGAGAACGCGGCCGGGGCCGGGCCGTCCCAGACCCCATCGAGCATCGTATCGTGGTTGCCCGATGTGATGACCAGCCGTGCGCCAGCCTCCTCGACGCCTGCTTTGACCTCCCGAAACGTCTCGCGCGCCGCGGCCGGAACGTGTGAAAAGGCGTGGAGCACGTCGCCAGCGAGGACGACCGTCGCGGGCGAAAACCGCTCGCACAGCGCGCCGATCCGCGACGGAACGTCGGTCTCGGGGAGCGGCACCTCGACGTTCGCGCTCGCGCCGCGCCCGAGATGGAGGTCCGCGAGCACGAGCGTATCGCTCTCGGGGAGGTGGACCGCCCGGTCCGCGAACGCCACGTCCATCACCCGGCCTCCGGGCGCGAAACGGATAGCCCCGACGAACGGATGCGACTCGTTACCGCCTTTCGTCACACTCTTATTACAATTGCTAGTGTGTCACACTATGTGACGACCACCGATCCGTTCGGTCGCGCCATCCGCGACTTCCATCGCGGCGAACAGGACGAACCGCTGATCGATCGGGACGGCGCGACGACCCGTGACCACCCGATCGAGGAGTTCTACTTCGGCGAATTCGACCCCGAGAGCGACGCGGGCGCGTGGCGCGCGTCGTGGCTCGACGGACCGCTGCTCGACATGGGTGCGGGCCGGGACGCGCTCTACTTCCAAGAACGCTTCGAGACAGTCGCCATCGAACCGTCGGCACACCTCGTGGCAACGATGCGCGAGCGCGGCGTCCGCGACGCCCGCGTCGGGGACATGTTCGCGCTCCGCGAGACGTTCGACCGCGACCGGTTCGGGTCGGCGCTCGCCATCGGCACCCAGGTGGGGCTCGCGGGATCGATGCAGGGACTGCGCCGGTTTCTCGGTGACCTCGCGTTCGTGACGACGCCCGACGCGAGCGCGGTGCTCGACGGCTACGATCCCGACTGGGAGGGCGAGGACCTGCTCGGCTACCGTTCCGACCCGACCCCAGGCCTCGCCCACCGGGTGCTGCACTTCGAGTACGGGGACGAGGTGGGCGAAACACTACATTTCCGCCTGTTCAGTCCCGATCGTGTCCGCGAGGCGGCCGTCGGTACTGGCTGGAGCGTCGCCGAAGTCCGAACCGACGCCGGCTACTACCGCCTGGCGCTGACGAAGGCGTAGTTTGGGATCGTGGAACACCCGTTCGACCGCGCCCGCGACGCGCTACCCGGCGTGTTCTTTCGCGGTCGTGTACGCCTCGCGCACCCGGCGAAACTCCTCGTGATCGCCGCCGTGATCCGGATGGACCTGCTTCACCTTCTCGCGGTAGGCCGTCTTGACCTCGGCGACGCTCGCGCCTGCCGGGAGGCCGAGCACCCCGAAGGCGGCGTTCGCAGGATCGACTCCGGTGCCTTCGTCGAGTGCGAGATCGGGGGTGTCGAACGGCAGTCGCGAACCGAGATGAACACCGGGGAGTTCGTGCTCGACGAGAACGGCGTGCGTCTCCGCACGCTGGATCCGGTAGTACGCCCGTGCGTCGAACGTGATCGCGACGTCATGCTTCGGGAGATAGAAAGCAACCGCCTCGCCACAGACCGGATGCTCCTCGGCGAACGGCTCGTCGATCGACTGGAGATACTCGCGGATCTCACGCCGGCGCTTTCCCTCGCCGGTGAGCCGCGCCGAATGCCGTACTGTGGTCGGGAACAGTCGCGCGCCGACGACGAACACGCTCGCGACGACCACGATGGAGCCCAGGGCGAGGATCGCGCTGAGAACCAACCACTCGGACAGCAGGGCGGTCACCGCTTCTGACACGCCCGACGGTAGGCGTCGCCGACTAATAAGCGACTCGACGGGTGTTCGGATCGATGAACTCAACCTATACAGTACCCTGAATTGTGGTTGTTCTACGGTCTTATGTTTTGAAGTATACTATTCCGCAGTTCTGGAAACGTCGAACAGTCATCTAAACATCAATTGAAGCGACACTCCAGCGGGCGGAGAGCGTTGGCCGGATTCGTGGCCGCAAATCGGCGATTCGCGGCCGCGAAATCCACTCGGTGTTTTATATTCCCCCCTTTCCTTACCCCGGATCACCGTGGCAGCTCTCCCGGACTGGATTGACAGTCGCATCGACAGAAACCTCGACAACTCGCTGACGCAGCGCCATGTAGTTGCGACGATGTTGGACGCGGAGCGGCCGTTCTTCTCCGCCCGACAGGTTCAGTCGCGGGTGAAACCGGACATCAGCAAGGCCACGGTTCGAAACCGATTGAACGAGCTGCGGGAGCTTGATATCGTGGCCACAGAAGCGTACCCCGAATCGGAGACTCTGTACTACATCGACTATCCGGAATCGAACTGGCCGCTTTCCCCGGAAGGACAGCGTGCTCTCACTATGGAGTCTCCGCTCGATCGCCTCTCCATGCGCGGGTTTCTCACGATGCAGGAAACGGCAGGTATCAGAACGCTGGTCCTCGCCGGCTATCAGTTGACGTTACTCCTGCTGGCGCTTGGAGCCGTCCTTTCGGTGCTCGGGCTTGACGTTGTTTTCGGGAGCGGTATCCCTCTTTGGGGGACAGCATTCAACGTGCTCGCGGTGAGCACCCTTACCCTCGTCACTGAACGGGCGGTCTCGTGGGTTCGGTCACGGTACGGGCGGCTGAACCCGCTCCCAAGCGCATAGACAGACAGACGACTGATGCCACACGATCATCATGAGTTCGAACGAATCCAAACCTAGACCTGGTCCAGAGCTACTGAACGAGCGTACCCTTTCGGGCATTTTCGTCCACTTGCTCGGATTTCTGACGGTAGTCGTTGGCCCCGGATTGATCTATTTGATCTCCGACCACGACTTCACCCGAGCGAACGCGCGAAACGTGTTGAACTGGTATCTGACAATTCTCGTCCTCACGCTCGTTGCGTTTGGTGTCTTTCTACTCGGCGCGGACACGATGACTATTGGCGGGAACACTATGGAGTGGTCGCCGCTGCCAGGCTCTCTCGGAAGCGCGTTCGGGATCGTCGGTGGTCTCCTGCTGCTCCTCGCCATTCTCTCGTGGATGGCGACGTTCTTCTTCATGTTGTTCGCCACGTTCAAGGCGATCACCGGGACCGCGTGGGAGTATCCCTTCGCCAGGGAACTAATCGGGAGTGAGAGGGGGTAGTCGCCGTGTCTGACGAATCCGGGTTCTCTATCGACGGTCCGAACACGTTTCGGGGAGCGGTCCTGCTGTTGGTCGTCGGCCTCGCGGCGTCCGGCTACGGAGCCTACGACTACCTCCAGCAATCCGACGCGGTCGAGAACTCGGTCGAGGTCGACGCCGAAATCACCGAGGTCGGGGTCGAGTCCGTCTCGTCTAGCAGTAGTGGCGGTGCCGATTTCACGCCGACAGTCCAGTTCGCCTACGAGTATCAAGCGACCTCGTACACGAGTACGAACGTCTTCCCCGCGGAGATCACCAGGAACTACGACACGGAGGATGCGGCCCGGTCCGTTCTCGATGACTACGAGACGGGCGAGACAGCCACCGCATACGTCGCCCCCGACGACCCGGGGAACGCGTTTCTGAAAAACCGGACGTCGAACTCGCCACTGCTGTTCGTCGGAGTCGGTTTGGTCTTCGCGGTGGTTGGCGGCCTCTCTGTAGTGAACCGCTATCGTGGCAGGTGACCGACCACACCGGGTATCAACTCCAAGTGCCCACACGGCCAGCCGTTCGTGACTCGATAGCGGAAGGGCAGGCGTAGTCACCGGACATCACCCTGATCAAGTATCGTCCAGAAAAATACGGGCAAGTCGCTCAGAATACGACTCGAAGATCGGGCCGATTCGGCACAAAATTACGACGAGAATCGTCCGTCACATATTCAGAATTCAGCGTACTCCATAGTGACCCGGTTCGTCGTCGCTCGCGGGTTCGGCGAAACAGAGCGCGTCGGCGTTTGCGACCATCCACGGGATCGCCCAGTCGAGCAGCACGTCCTCGGTCTCGACGTCGAGTTCGGCCTCGGGATCGAGCCCCTGGAGGAGGCGCGCGATCTCGTAAACAGAGTACATCGTTTCGGGATCGAGCACCTCATCGGGGGTCCGGAACTCGAAGGGGCGCACGCGGTCGAACGACGATTTCGGTCGGGGCATGCGATCGCTACGTCGAACGGGCCTAAATCCTCGGCGGTGTGGCCGTGCTCGCGGCGCTACTGATGGCTGGGCGGTCGGTTCGGCTCCGTGCCTGGAGCTGTGGCTGGGTGGTCGAGTGCGCCAAAAATCGTGAGTTCGGGAACTACTCGTGGTTCGACGTGGTCTTCTCGAAGTTGTCCGCGGCGGCGTCCCAGTCGACGACCTCGAAGAAGGCGTCGACGAAGCTGCCACGGTCGGGACCGTAGTCGTAGTAGTACGAGTGCTCCCAGACGTCGAGCGCGAGCACGGGATGGGCTCCCCAGAGCGCGCCCTCGTCGTGGTTGTCGACCGCTACATTGCGAAGCTGGTCTGCAACCGGATCGTAGATCAGGAGTGCCCAGCCCGAGGCAGCCGACGCGGCGGCCTCGAACTCGCCCTTCCAGCCCTCGTAGGAGCCGAAGTCCTCCTCGATGCGGTCGGCGAGCTCCCCCGAGGGTTCGCCGCCGCCGTCGGGACTCATGTTCTCCCAGAACATGGTGTGGAGGTAGTGCCCACAGCCGTTGTGAGTCACGTCGCCGAGCGCGCCGCCGGTCGAGCCGTAATCGCCCGACGACCGGTTCTCGGCGAGCGTCTCCTCGGCGCTGTTGAGCCCGTTGACGTACCCCTGATGGTGGGTGTCGTGGTGCCAGTTGAGCACCTGCTCCGAGATGTGCGGTTCGAGCGCGTCGTAGTCGTACGGAAGCGGTGGAAGCTCCGCGTTCGAGTGTTCAGACATGATCAAATCCTCCACCCGGTACATCGACGCGATAGCTGTTAAAGGTTGAGGAATGAGTGATACCATCCCACATGGTCTGTGTCGGCTAACGTTGCTGATGGCGGACGGCGCGCGGGAGTGTGCAGGCGGCGCGAGCCGAGCGAGGGCCGCCGGACGCACGAACGGGGAGCGCAAGCGACCCGTGAGCGCGGAGCGCACGACCCGCGTGAGGGATGAGCGAAGCGAGGGTCGCCAAGCGAACGGGGAGCAAAGCGACCCGTGAGCGAAACGAGCGGAGCGAATCGGTTGGGGAGGCGTGTGGCGGTTGCGGTGCTGGGCGGTGGGTGTCAGCAATCGAACCGCGAACGAGCAACGCGAGTGAGCGGGTGTTTTTAGTCCAGGTTTTTGCGAGGAGCGGTGCGCGAGAGAATGAAATGAGCGAGCGCACCCGACGAAGTAAAAAAGTGGGTGCGGGAGGCGTGTGGCGGTTGCGGTGCGGTTCTCACTTGCGACGGAATCCGCGGTGGTGAGTCTACTCGTCAACAAAACCACCTCGTTCCGGCATCACCCGCTACCGATTTCCGACGGTCTCGTTGCTCTCCATCGGTCATTCGTCGTCGCCGCGCGCCCGCTCAAACATCGCGATCGCTTCCTCGCGGCGCTCGCCGTGGTCGCAGATCGGTGCGGGATACTCGGGGGCGAGCTCCTCACGCTCCTCACTACCGAGTTCGTGCCACGAGTGGATGTCGTCGGGATCGACGCCGTCGAGTTCCGGGACGTACGTCGTGATATACTCTGCGTCGGGATCGTAGCGCTCGCCCTGGGTCATCGGGTTGAAAACTCGAAAATAGGGCTGGGCGTCCGTCCCGGTCGAGGCGGCCCACTGCCAGCCGCCGTTGTCGTTCGCGGTGTCGTGGTCGACGAGTCGCTCGCGGAAGTGGTCGTAGCCCGCACGCCAGTCGAGCAGGAGGTCCTTCGTGAGAAAGGAGGCGACGATCATCCGGACGCGGTTGTGCATGTACGCCTCCACGCGGAGCTGGCGCATGCCGGCGTCGACGATGGGGTAGCCCGTCTCGCCGGCCTTCCACGCCGCGAGGTCCTCGGCGTCGTCACGCCATTCGATCTCGTTTTCGAACTCCTGGTAGTTCCGCGTCACCACGTGCGGGTTGAAGTAGGTGACTTGCGTGTAGAACTCGCGCCAGGCGAGCTCCTCCTGATACGTTTCGATCGCCTCGCGTTCTTCCCCGTTTTCGGCGTCGTCCAGCGCCGCCGCGGTGCGCTCCGTGACCTCACGGATCCCGATGGTGCCGTACTTGAGGTCCTGAGAGAGCCGCGACGTTCCCGCACGCGCGGGATATTCGCGCTCCTCGTCGTACTCGAAGATCGCCGACTCGCAGAACCGATCGAGACGCTCGCGTGCCGCCTCGGTGCCCGCCGGGGGAAGGTTCGTGTCGGGCTCCTCGAACCCCAGCTCGTCGATCTCGGGAAGCGCGTCGCCCGCCACGTCGGCGAGCGCGTCGGCGTCGGGCGTGGGAAGGGGATCGTCCTTCTCGCGGTCGAGCCACTTGTCGCCGAAATAGGAGAACACCGCGTAGGGATCGCCGTCGTTCGTGGTGATGGTGCCTGGCTCGTGATGCACCGCGTCGTGGAACGCCTCGTGGTCGACGCCCGCCTCGTCGAGCGCCGCACGAACCGCCTCGTCGCGCTTCTGAGCGAGGCCCGTGTAATCGTGATTCCAGACTACACCATCGACCCCGTGCTCGTCGGCGAGGTCTGGAAGTTCCTCGGCAGGGTTGCCCCGGACGATGATCAGGTCGCTGCCCCGCTCACGGTACCACTCGCGGAGCCAGGCGAGCGCGTCGTGCAGGAACGCCATCCGTGGCGGAACGGCGTGTTCCAGCACGTCGGGATCGAAGACGAAGACCGGAAGGACGGGACCATCGTCGGCGGCCGCGGCGAGCGCGCGATTGTCCGCCGCGCGGAGGTCGCGCCGGTGCCAGTGAAGTTGCATACGCGGGACAGGAGCGGGTACTTCCTAAACCACCGGGAAGCGGTACGCCGCGTGTGCGGTCCCGATAGGGACGATAGCGTCGGGGTAGACGAGGGCTCCGCTGACCGGCAGGGTCTATGGTGGCGAGTGCCCCGCAGTCGACGCCCGAACAGTTTTGGTACCACGACGCATGATCCGGCGTATGCCGGACGACGACGAACGGCAGCTCGCCGAGGACAGTCCGCCGCGGATGGTGCTGTGCCAGCGCTGTAGCGAGGCGTTCGACTGGCGCGAGGAGTCGTGTCCGCACTGCGGGTGGGAGAAAGCCGAGTGGACCGACGAAGGTCGGTACGGCCTCGCACGATCGGATTGAGCGGCGACTGGCTCAGTCCGCCCCTTCGACGCCGTTGCGCGCCTCGTTGAGTGCCGAACAGATGCTTCCCTGCCCGGTCGCGTTCGTCTTTGCAAGCCGCGCACGATGCTGCACGCGATCGAACTCGTCGGGCGAAATCGGCTCGCCCTCGGGCGTCGCAAACAGCCGGTCCGTCGGGCCGGTCACGAGACCGGTCGCCGCCGCTTTCCGAAGGTACTCGACCACCGGATCCGCCGACACCGACACCACGAGACCACCGTCGGCGAGCGAGACGAGTGTCTGCTCGTCATCGAGGGAGACGTCCGCACGCCGGAGCGCGGCGATCTGTTCGGGGTCGATCCCGGCATCGAGCAGCGCCTCGATCGCGCGGTACTGCCGACCCATCCGGGCCTTCTCGTCGAGCGTTCGTCGCACGTCCGCGAGGCCGTCCTCGGCGTCGGGGAAGGCGTCCTCGAAGGCCAGCCTCTCGTTCACGCCGTGGTTGATCTCGTCTTCGTGCATGTGGTCTCTGAGCCGGACCACGCACTTCTCGACGTCCGGAAGGGCCGACACTTCGTCGCGCGCGCCGGTCGCCATCATCCACGCGAACGCGGGCGAACACCACGCCGTCGGCAGCACGAGCTCCACCGTCACCACGGACGCATCGATGGCGAGGTCGCGGATGTAGTCGAGTTCGACGATCGACTCGTCGAGTTCGGGATCGTCGACTCGATCGAGCCGGTCACGGACGGCGGCCTGTGTCGGACGGGTAGTTGTCGCCATTAGTCGTCGGCGGCGGTCTCCCCGTACTGTTCACCCATGTCGAACTCCGCGCTGATGGCGTCGT
Proteins encoded in this window:
- a CDS encoding iron-sulfur cluster assembly protein codes for the protein MATTTRPTQAAVRDRLDRVDDPELDESIVELDYIRDLAIDASVVTVELVLPTAWCSPAFAWMMATGARDEVSALPDVEKCVVRLRDHMHEDEINHGVNERLAFEDAFPDAEDGLADVRRTLDEKARMGRQYRAIEALLDAGIDPEQIAALRRADVSLDDEQTLVSLADGGLVVSVSADPVVEYLRKAAATGLVTGPTDRLFATPEGEPISPDEFDRVQHRARLAKTNATGQGSICSALNEARNGVEGAD
- the sod gene encoding superoxide dismutase, with the protein product MSEHSNAELPPLPYDYDALEPHISEQVLNWHHDTHHQGYVNGLNSAEETLAENRSSGDYGSTGGALGDVTHNGCGHYLHTMFWENMSPDGGGEPSGELADRIEEDFGSYEGWKGEFEAAASAASGWALLIYDPVADQLRNVAVDNHDEGALWGAHPVLALDVWEHSYYYDYGPDRGSFVDAFFEVVDWDAAADNFEKTTSNHE
- a CDS encoding metallophosphoesterase family protein; this translates as MDVAFADRAVHLPESDTLVLADLHLGRGASANVEVPLPETDVPSRIGALCERFSPATVVLAGDVLHAFSHVPAAARETFREVKAGVEEAGARLVITSGNHDTMLDGVWDGPAPAAFSAGETTILHGHEPPEREAERYVVGHDHPKIAIEGDDWPCYLLGNGVYCGADVLVLPAFTRLAGGVAVNGGHGRGTLERSPLVTDIDRFRPVVRDEDAEETVEFPPLGAFRELL
- a CDS encoding helix-turn-helix domain-containing protein; the encoded protein is MAALPDWIDSRIDRNLDNSLTQRHVVATMLDAERPFFSARQVQSRVKPDISKATVRNRLNELRELDIVATEAYPESETLYYIDYPESNWPLSPEGQRALTMESPLDRLSMRGFLTMQETAGIRTLVLAGYQLTLLLLALGAVLSVLGLDVVFGSGIPLWGTAFNVLAVSTLTLVTERAVSWVRSRYGRLNPLPSA
- a CDS encoding DUF3592 domain-containing protein gives rise to the protein MSDESGFSIDGPNTFRGAVLLLVVGLAASGYGAYDYLQQSDAVENSVEVDAEITEVGVESVSSSSSGGADFTPTVQFAYEYQATSYTSTNVFPAEITRNYDTEDAARSVLDDYETGETATAYVAPDDPGNAFLKNRTSNSPLLFVGVGLVFAVVGGLSVVNRYRGR
- a CDS encoding DUF5827 family protein, producing MPRPKSSFDRVRPFEFRTPDEVLDPETMYSVYEIARLLQGLDPEAELDVETEDVLLDWAIPWMVANADALCFAEPASDDEPGHYGVR
- a CDS encoding J domain-containing protein — encoded protein: MSEAVTALLSEWLVLSAILALGSIVVVASVFVVGARLFPTTVRHSARLTGEGKRRREIREYLQSIDEPFAEEHPVCGEAVAFYLPKHDVAITFDARAYYRIQRAETHAVLVEHELPGVHLGSRLPFDTPDLALDEGTGVDPANAAFGVLGLPAGASVAEVKTAYREKVKQVHPDHGGDHEEFRRVREAYTTAKEHAG
- a CDS encoding NAD(P)/FAD-dependent oxidoreductase yields the protein MTRVIVVGGGLAGLVAARHLGRAGIDVQMFERREAVGGRVRSRHEDGFVLDRGFQVLFTAYPAAKRELDLSSLDLREFTPGATIARPGHRTTLADPLRDPGSLTETLFNRDPTLFDKLRVLSLRREFGERDEADLFTGEDRSIRALLADRGFSEPFVERFFAPFYGGITLDRSLSTSAAVFGYTFRMLAEGSIAIPADGMGAIPAQLADAARDAGAEIALDTPVETIETDGSAGENVASNSGATVETDSETHTADAVVVATDPRAARDLTGVASIPTDARGCVTQYFSFPTHDALDTGRKLLLNAEEDGPNHVAPLSAVASEYAPEGRELLSATFLGNPDESDDELARQVERTLAAWYPERRFDDLAHLHTDRIPFAQIAQPPGFYRDTPAVDAPDGSVYLAGDHTRWSSIHAAMDSGRAAARAVLDSE
- a CDS encoding DUF4870 domain-containing protein; this translates as MSSNESKPRPGPELLNERTLSGIFVHLLGFLTVVVGPGLIYLISDHDFTRANARNVLNWYLTILVLTLVAFGVFLLGADTMTIGGNTMEWSPLPGSLGSAFGIVGGLLLLLAILSWMATFFFMLFATFKAITGTAWEYPFARELIGSERG
- a CDS encoding cryptochrome/photolyase family protein — its product is MQLHWHRRDLRAADNRALAAAADDGPVLPVFVFDPDVLEHAVPPRMAFLHDALAWLREWYRERGSDLIIVRGNPAEELPDLADEHGVDGVVWNHDYTGLAQKRDEAVRAALDEAGVDHEAFHDAVHHEPGTITTNDGDPYAVFSYFGDKWLDREKDDPLPTPDADALADVAGDALPEIDELGFEEPDTNLPPAGTEAARERLDRFCESAIFEYDEEREYPARAGTSRLSQDLKYGTIGIREVTERTAAALDDAENGEEREAIETYQEELAWREFYTQVTYFNPHVVTRNYQEFENEIEWRDDAEDLAAWKAGETGYPIVDAGMRQLRVEAYMHNRVRMIVASFLTKDLLLDWRAGYDHFRERLVDHDTANDNGGWQWAASTGTDAQPYFRVFNPMTQGERYDPDAEYITTYVPELDGVDPDDIHSWHELGSEEREELAPEYPAPICDHGERREEAIAMFERARGDDE